GGGGTAAAGGTCCACGGGGGTGTAGAAGCCCGTGTGGTCGCCAAAGGGGCCTTCCTCCACCAAGGGCTCCTCCGGGTCAATGTAGCCCTCGAGGACGAACTCCGCCTCCGCCGGCACCGGGAGGTCCACCGTGACCCCCCGGGCGAGCTCCAGGGGAGCCCCCCGGAGGAAGCCCGCCAGGTGGAACTCGCTCACCCCGGGCAGAGGAGGAAGGGGGGCGGTGGCGGCGTAGGTGAGGACCGGGTCCCCCCCAAGGGCCACGGCCACCTCCAGCTTTTTCCCCATTTTTTTGGCCTTCTCCAGGTGGCGCCGGCCCACCTTGTGGAGTTGCCAGTGCATGGCGGTGCTCCTTTGGTCCAGCACCTGCATGCGGTACATGCCGAGGTTGATCTCCCCCGTCTCCGGGTCCTTGGTGATGACGAGGGGCAGGGTGAGGAAGGGCCCCCCGTCCAGGGGCCAGCACTTGAGGACGGGGAGGCGGCTTAGGTCCACCGCTTCGCCCCGATAGACCACCTCCTGCACCGGGGCGCGGCGCACCCGCCTGGGGAAAAAGCCCCTGAGGAGGGGGAGCTTGGGGAGAAGCCCCATGAGGGCGGAAAGCCCCCCCTTGCCCGGGTTCAGGGCCAGGAGGGCCTCCACCTTCTTGGCCAGCGCGTCCAGGTCCTCCACCCCCAGGGCGAAGGCCGTGCGCTCCCGGGTGCCGAAGAGGCCGATGGCCACCGGAAAGTCCTTTTCCAAAACCCGCTCAAAGAGGAGGGCAGGGCCGCCTTGCTTCACCATCCGGTCGGCGATCTCGGTGATTTCCAGCTCGGCGCTCACCGGGACCCGGATGCGCTTAAGCTCGCCCCGGGCCTCCAGGGCTTCCAGGTAGGCCCTCAGGTTCCTGAACACGCCCCTAAGCTTACCCAAAGCCCCAAGGGGCCAAAAGGGGCCTAGACCTCCAACACCCGGTGCTCCAACCGGAAGGCTTCGGGGCTTCCGTGGACCAAGACCGCCTCCAGGCGCACGGGGAGGTCGTCCCGTCCGAGGAGGTAGCGGGCGCTTTGGAGGAGGCGGGAAAGCTTCCTAGGGGTGAGGGCCTCGAGGGGGGTGCCGAAGCGGTCCGTGCGCCGTTGCTTCACCTCCACCACCACGTAAACCCCATCCTTTTCCATAAAAAGGTCCACCTCCCCGAAGGGGGTGCGGCGGTTTTGCCCAAGGAGCCGGTAGCCCTTTTGCCGGAGGTGGGCCAAGGCCGCCTCCTCCGCCCACCGCCCCTTCACGGCGCCCACTCCTGGAAGAGGACCCCGTCCAGGTAGAGCCGGAAACGGGCCTCCCCTCGCACGGGGTAGGTGCCTTCAAGCCTAAGCCCCGCTTGGCCTATCCCCTCGTAGACCACCCGTTCCCCATTTCCGTCCAAAAGGACCAGGCGCACCTCCCGTCCCTCCGCTTCCGGCGGGAGGTCTAGGGCCAAGGAAACGCTCCTTTCCGCCCCAGGGGGAGGCGAAGGGGGCAGGAGCACCTCGCCCCGGACCGCTACCCGGAGGCGCACCCCGCTCCCTTCGGGCATGGGGGTGCCGGGGGCGGGTTCTTGGGCGATCACCGTGTCCTGGGGGGCGCCGGAGGGCACCTCCTCCACCTCCACCTTGAGCCCAGCGGCGTTGAGGAGGAAGAGGGCCTCCTTGCGGGAAAGCCCCACCAGGCGGGGCAAGGGCCAGGTGGGCCCGGAGGGGGCCCCCTGGGAGAGGAGGAGCCGCACCCCGCCCCCCGGGGCCAAGGGGGTGCCGGCCGGGGGGAAGGCGGCGAGGACCGTGCCTAGGGGTTCTGGGCTCGGGAGCTCCGCTATCCCCTCCACCCGGAAGCCGAGGGCCCTAAGCCTGGCCTCCGCCTCTTCCCGCCTAAGGCCCAAAAGCTCGGGTACCGGGTTCAGCCGCGCCTGGTTGAGGGTGAGGCGCACCGTCCGGCCGGCCCTTAAGCGGGTGCCGGGCGGGGGGTCTTGGGCCAGGACCACCTCCTTGGGCTTGGTGGGGTCGTTCCCCTCTTCCACCGCGAGCGTTAGCCCGGTGTCCTTCAGGAGGAGGAAGGCTTCCCGGGCGCTTTTGCCCACCAGGTCGGGGACGGTGTACTCGGGGGGGTTGAAGTAGCGGTAGAGGCCTTGGGAGAGGAGGAAAACCCCTAGGGCGAGGAGGAAGACCCCGGGGGCCACCCCCAGGAGGCGGGGCCTTCGCCCGGGCGTGAGGGAGGAAGCCTTTTTCCCCAGGGGCCAGGGGGCGAGGTAGGCGACGCCGTCTTCCGCCATGGCCAGGTGCTCCCGGCCGAAGCCCAAGGGGGCCAGGGCCTCCAGGGCCTTCTTGGGCGGGGCCTTGCGGGAAAGGGGCTTTTCCGGGAAGAAGGCGTAGTGGCGGCCGGGTTTGGCGGAGACGTGGGCCTCGAGGAGCCCCAGCTCCATGAGGCGCCTTAGGGCCGCCCGGTAGCGGTAAAAGCGCTCCTTGTCCTCGGGGGTCTTCACGTCAAAGAAAAAGACGAGCCCGCCCTCCACCCGGTAGAGGGTGATGCCCTCCCGGCTTTCCAAGGTTTCCAGCACCGGGTAGCGGTCGTCCAAGACCATGCGCCGCCGATTATACCCCCCACTTGTCCCCGCCCCGTATACTCTAAAGGGTTATGTGGGACGTGCTTGTGGTGGGCGGTGGACCTTCGGGCCTTTCTGCGGCCCTTTTCCTGGCCCGGGCGGGCCTGAAGACCTTGGTTCTGGATGGCGGGCGCTCCCAGGTCCTCCAGGTGAGCCAGGTGCCCAACTACCCTGGGCTTCTGGACGAGCCCTCGGGAGAAGAGCTCCTCGCCCGCTTGAGGGCCCACGCCGAGCGCTACGGGGCCGAGGTGCGCCGGGGGGTGGTGAAGGGGGTCAGGGACCTGGGCGGGGTGTTTGAGGTGGAGACGGAGGAGGGCGTGGTGGAGGCGGAAAGGCTTCTCCTTTGCACCCACAAAGACCCCACCCTCCCCTCCCTCCTGGGCCTTAACCGCAAGGGCACCTTCATTGACACCGACGAGGGGGGGCGCACCAGCTACCCCCGGGTCTACGCCGCCGGGGTGGCCCGGGGCAAGGTGCCGGGCCACGCCATCGTGAGCGCCGGGGACGGGGCCTACGTGGCGGTGCACCTCATCTCCGACCTGCGGGGCGAGCCCTACAAGGACCACGCCAAGTAGGGCCTTCCCTTTCTCATCCTTCCCCCGTAGGGTGGGGAAGGTATGCTCCGGCGCCTCCTCTCCCTCACCCGCCCCCTTTACTGGTACTACGAGCGCCGCCTCCTGAAGGAGGTGAAGGGGGGGCCCATGCCCCGGCACCTGGGCCTCATCCTGGACGGGAACCGCCGCTACGCCAAGGCCTTGGGGCTTTCCCCCACCAAGGGGCACGAGTTCGGGGTGCACAAGGCCTACGAGGTCCTGGAGTGGTGCCTGGAGATGGGCATCAGGACGGTTACCGTCTGGGTCTTCTCCACGGACAACTTCAACCGCCCCCCGGAGGAGGTGGAGGAGCTCATGCGCCTCTTCGTGCGGGAGGCGGAAAGGATGGCGGAGGACCACCGGATCCTGGAGCACCAGGTGCAGGTGCGGGTGATCGGGCGGCGGGAGGGGTTTTCCGAGGAGGTGCTCAGGGCCCTTGAGCGCCTGGAGGAAAGCACCCGCCACCACCAGGGCATGGTGCTCAACATCGCCATGGGCTACGGGGGGCGGGAAGAGATTGTGGATGCGGTGAAGAGGCTTCTCCTCGAGGCCGAGGAAAAGGGGCTTAGCCCGGGCCAGGTGGCGGCCTCCCTCACCCCCGAGGAGATCGCCCAAAGGCTTTACACCGCCGGGCTTCCCGACCCCGACTTCATCATCCGCACCTCGGGGGAGATAAGGCTTTCGGGGTTTTTGCTCTGGCAGTCCGCCTACTCCGAGTTCTACTTCGCCGATGTGCTCTGGCCGGAGTTTCGCAAGATTGACTTCCTGCGCGCCCTAAGGAGCTACCAGGCCCGGGAGCGCCGGTTCGGGCGTTGACAAAATGCGGGGCTTCGTATACCCTTACAGGCAAGATGCTGGCCCGTGCGAAAAAACTCGGCCGCCGGGGGGTAGGATAGCCCTCTAAGGGTACCTTATCCCCCGGCCCGAGTTCGGGCCGGTTTTCTTTTTAGGGAGGGGCGCATGCGGGAATGGAAGATTATAGACTCTACGCTTCGGGAAGGCGAGCAGTTTGAGCGGGCGAACTTTTCCACGGAGGACAAGATTGAGATCGCCAAGGCCCTGGACGAGTTCGGCGTGGAGTATATAGAGGTCACCACCCCCATGGCCTCCCCTCAGTCCCGCAAGGATGCGGAAGTCTTGGCCTCCTTGGGCCTAAAGGCCAAGGTGGTGACCCACATCCAAACCCGCCTGGATGCGGCCAAGGTGGCGGTGGAAACCGGGGTGCAAGGGATTGACCTCCTCTTCGGCACCAGCAAGTACCTACGGGCGGCCCACGGCCGGGACATCCCCCGCATCATTGAGGAGGCGCGGGAGGTGATCGGCTACATCCGGGAGCACGCCCCCCACGTGGAGGTGCGCTTCTCCGCCGAGGACACCTTCCGCTCGGACGAGCACGACCTCCTGGCGGTGTACGAGGCCATCGCCCCCTATGTGGACCGGGTGGGCTTGGCGGACACCGTGGGTGTGGCCACCCCGAGGCAGGTCTACGCCTTGGTGCGGGAGGTGCGGCGGGTGGTGGGGCCCAACGTGGACATAGAGTTCCACGGCCACAACGACACGGGTTGCGCCATCGCCAACGCCTACGAGGCCATTGAGGCGGGGGCCACCCACGTGGACACCACCATCCTGGGCATTGGGGAAAGGAACGGCATCACCCCCTTAGGCGGGTTCCTCGCCCGCATGTACACCCTGCAGCCCGAGTACGTGCGGCGGAAGTACAAGCTGGAGATGCTCCCCGAGCTAGACCGCATGGTGGCCAGGATGGTGGGGATAGAGATCCCCTTCAACAACTACATCACCGGGGAGACGGCCTTCAGCCACAAGGCAGGGATGCACCTCAAGGCCATCTACATCAACCCCGAGGCCTACGAGCCCTACCCCCCCGAGGTCTTTGGGGTCAAGCGCAAGCTCATCATCGCCTCCAAGCTCACGGGCCGGCACGCCATCAAGGCGCGGGCGGAGGAACTCGGCCTCCACTATGGGGAGGAGGAGCTTCACCGCATCACCCAGCACATCAAGGCCTTGGCGGACCGGGGGCAGCTCACCTTGGAGGAGCTAGACCGCATCCTCAGGGAGTGGATCACGGCATGAGCCTAAAGGCGGCGGAACTCTTCTTCGGTGAGGCCTATCTGTTGCAGGATTTTCTTAAAGGTTCCCTTGGGCAGCTCTCCGCTGTGGAAGGGTACCACCACCATACGCCCATCGGGATGCGTATAAAGGCGGTGGCTCCCTTTACCCATCCGTTCGGTAAAGCCCAGGCGTTTGAGCTTGCGAGCCACCTCCTCTGGCCTAGGCGGCATCCACGCTTACCTCGGCTACCTGGACATCGGCGGGCAGGGGTTGTCCCTCCGACCGGAGGAAGGTTAGAACCAGTTCCAGGGCTTCCTTGGCACGGGCCAAAGCCTCTTCGGGAGTTTGGCCGAAGGAATGCGCCTGGGGTAGGGCGGGGAACTCGGCGATCCAGTACCCTGGGCTTTCTGGGTCCTCGTAGACGAGGGCCGTGTACTTGGGCATACCCTCATTATAGGAGGTGGGCATGGGCTTAACCCTAGCGGAAAAGATCCTCTCCCACAAGGCAGGGCGCCAGGTACGGGCGGGGGAACTGGTGGTGGTGGAGGTGGACCAGGTGATGGTGGTGGACTCCATCGCCGGGAGCTTCTTCAAGCGCCTAGCGTACCTGGAAGCCACCCCCCGCTACCCCGAGCGGGTTTCCATCGTCATAGACCACGTGGCCCCTGCGGCCAACCTGGAGGTGGCCAAGGCCCAGAAGGAGATCCGGGAGTGGGGCAGGCGGCACGGCATCCGGGTCTTTGACGTGGGGCGGGGGGTGTGCCACCAGGTCCTCGTGGAGGAGGGCCTGGCCCAGCCCGGCTGGATCGTGGTGGGCTCGGACTCCCACTCCACCACCTACGGGGCTGTGGCGGCCTTCGGCACGGGCATGGGGGCCACGGACATCGCCCTTGCGGCGGCTTCGGGCCGCACCTGGCTAAAGGTGCCGGAGAGCGTCAAGGTGGTCTTCCGGGGAAAGCTTGCTAAAGGGGTCACGGCCAAGGACGCCGCCCTAGAGATGGTCCGCCTCCTCACCGCGGAAGGGGCCACCTACATGGCGGTGGAGATCCACCTGGTGGACGGGGCAGAAAGCCTTTCCCGTGGGGAGCGCATGACCCTGGCCAACCTCACGGTGGAGGCGGGGGCCAAGGCGGGCCTTGTGGTGCCGAGCGGGGAGATCCTGGAGATGTACCAGGTGCCCGAGTGGCTTTACCCCGACCCCGACGCCCAGTACGCCCGGGAGGTGGAGATTGACCTCTCCGCCCTCACCCCCAGGGTTTCCGTGCCCTTCTACGTGGACAACGTGCACGAGGTGGCGGCGGTGAAGGGGAAGCGGGTGGACCAGGTCTTCATCGGCACCTGCACCAACGGGCGCATAGAGGACCTGAGGGCGGCGGCGGAGGTGCTAAAGGGCAGGAAGGTGGCTCCTTGGGTGCGGCTCCTCGTGGTGCCCGCTTCCAGCCAGGTCCTGGAGGAGGCGGCCAAGGACGGCACCCTTCTCACCCTCCTCGAGGCCGGGGCCACCATCGGCACCCCGGGGTGCGGCCCCTGCATGGGGCGGCACATGGGGGTCCTGGCCCCCGGGGAGGTGTGCGTCTCCACCTCCAACCGCAACTTCCGCGGGCGCATGGGAGCCCCGGACGCCGAGATCTACCTGGCAAGCCCCCGGGTGGCGGCGGCGAGCGCCGTGGCCGGGTACCTCACCACCCCGGAGGAGCTGGAGGTGGCCCATGCCTAGGGTGTGGAAGTTCGGCGACCAGATCAACACGGACGATATCCTTCCCGGGAAGTACGCCCCCTTCATGGTGGGGGAGGACCGCTTCCACCAGTTTGCCTTCGCCCACCTAAGGCCCGGGTTCGCCCAGGAGGTCCGCCCGGGGGACATCCTGGTCTTCGGCCGGAACGCCGGGCTAGGCTCTAGCCGGGAGTACGCCCCCGAGGCCCTCAAGCGCCTGGGGATACGGGCGATCATCGCCAAGAGCTACGCCCGCATCTTCTTCCGCAACCTGGTGAACCTGGGCATCGTTCCCTTTGAATCGGAGGAGGTGGTGGATGCGCTAGAGGACGGCGACGAGGTGGACCTGGACCTGGAAAGGGGGGTTTTGCGGAAGGGCGACCAGAGCTTCGCCCTCCGTCCCCCGCCCCCGTTCCTCCTGGAGGCGCTCAAGGAGGGTTCGCTCCTGGACTACTACAAGAAGCACGGGCGCTTCCCGGGGGAGTAAACTTTGGGCATGGAGGACCTAGAGATCGTCTGTCCGGTGTGCGGCGAGGCCAGCGTGGTGTTGGCCGAGGACCTGGAGACCCTCGAGGTGGGGGACGTCCTGGAGTGCGAGGCCTGCGGGGCCTTCTTGGAGGTGGTTTCCCTGGACCCCTTGGAGGTGGAGGTGACGGAGGAGGGCCTGGAAGGCTTCTTCGTGGACTGCCCCCGTTGCGGCTACACCTTTGAGGTGTCCGAGGAGGACCAGGGCCAAGAGGTGCAGTGCCCCGAGTGCGGCTTTGGCTTTGTCCCCGACTGGAGCGAGGTGGAAGAGGAGGACGAGGAATGGTAGCTACTTGTCCCGAGTGCGGTGCGGAGATTCGCCTGGAGAACCCGGAGCTTGGCGAGCTTTTGGTTTGCGAGGACTGCGGGGCGGAGCTGGAGGTGGTGGGGCTAGACCCCTTGCGCCTGGAGCCCGCCCCCGAGGAGGCGGAGGACTGGGGCGAGTGAGGCCCTGAGGACCTAGGGGAAGGCTTCCTGGCCTTCCCCCTTTTCTGAACCATGCTGGCCATCCTGTACGACCGCATTCGCCCCGACGAGAAGATGCTCTTTGAAAGGGCCGAGGCCCTGGGCATTCCCTACAAGAAGGTCTACGTTCCCGCCCTGCCCATGGTCCTGGGGGAAAGGCCCAAGGAGCTGGAGGGGGTCACGGCGGCCCTGGAGCGGTGCGTGAGCCAAAGCCGGGGCCTGGCCGTGGCCCGTTACCTTACCGCCCTGGGCATCCCCGTGGTGAACCGGCCCGAGGTGATGGAAACCTGCGGGGACAAGTGGGCCACCAGCGTGGCCCTGGCCCGCGCCGGGGTGCCCCAGCCCAGGACCGCCCTCCTCACGGACACCGAAGAGGCCTTAAAGCTCATGGAGGCCTGGGGCTACCCCGTAGTCCTCAAGCCCGTCATCGGGAGCTGGGGCCGGCTCCTCGCTAAGATTACGGACCGGGAGGCGGCGGAGGCCATTTTGGAGCACAAGGAGGTCCTGGGGGGCTTCCAGCACCAACTCCTCTACCTGCAGGAGTACGTGCGGAAGCCCGGACGGGACATCCGGGTCTTCGTGGTGGGGGAGAGGGCCATCGCCGCCATCTACCGCAAAAGCCCCCACTGGATCACCAACACCGCCCGGGGCGGCCAGGCGGAGAACTGCCCCCTCACCGAGGAAATCGCGGAGCTTTCCGTGCGGGCGGCCGAGGCTGTGGGGGGCGGGGTGGTGGCCATTGACCTCTTTGAGTCCGAGCGGGGGCTTTTGGTGAACGAGGTGAACCACACCATGGAGTTCAAGAACTCCGTGCACACCACGGGGGTGGACATCCCCGGGGAGATCCTGCGCTACGCCTGGGAGGTGGCCCGTGGATAGGAAGACCGTTTCCATCGTGGGGGCCTCGGGGTACGCCGGAGGGGAGTTTTTGCGCCTGGCCCTTTCCCACCCCTACCTGGAGGTGAAGCAGGTGACCTCGAGGCGCTTCGCCGGCGAGCCCGTGCACTTCGTCCACCCCAACCTCAGGGGGAGAACGAACCTCAAGTTCATCCCCCCGGAGAAGCTGGAGCCCGCCGACATCCTGGTCCTGGCCCTGCCCCACGGGGTCTTGGCCCGGGAGTTTGACCGCTACGCCGCCCTGGCCCCCATCCTCATAGACCTCTCCGCCGACTTCCGGCTTAAGGACCCGGAGCTCTACCGCAGGTACTACGGGGAGCACCCCCGGCCCGACCTCCTGGGGCGCTTCGTCTACGCCGTGCCCGAGCTTTACCGGGAGGCCCTTAAGGAGGCGGACTGGATGGCCGGGGCCGGGTGCAACGCCACCGCCACCCTGCTCGGCCTCTACCCCCTCTTGAAGGGCGGGGTGCTCAAGCCCACCCCCATCTTCGTGACCCTCCTCATCTCCACCTCCGCCGCCGGGGCCGAGGCCACCCCGGCGAGCCATCACCCGGAGCGGGCGGGGTCCATCCGGGTTTACAAGCCCACAGGCCACCGCCACACCGCCGAGGTGGTGGAAAACCTCCCGGGCCGCCCCGAGGTCCACCTCACCGCCATCGCCACCGACCGGGTTCGGGGCATCCTCATGACCGCCCAGTGCTTCCTGCAGGACGGCTGGAGCGAAAGGGACGTGTGGCAGGCCTACCGCGAGGCCTACGGGGCCGAGCCTTTCGTCCGCCTAGTGAAGCAGAAAAAGGGCGTCCACCGCTACCCCGACCCCCGCTTCGTCCAGGGCACCAACTACGCCGACATCGGCTTTGAGCTGGAGGAGGACACGGGCAGGCTGGTGGTCATGACGGCCATTGACAACCTGGTGAAGGGCACCGCCGGCCACGCCCTCCAGGCCCTCAACATCCGCATGGGCTGGCCGGAGACCCTGGGCCTGGACTTCCCCGGGCTCCACCCTTAAGGAGGCGCCATGATCGTGGTCAAGGTGGGCGGTGCCGAGGGCATCAACTACGAGGCGGTGGCCAAGGATGCGGCCTCCCTCTGGCGGGAGGGCGTGCGGCTCATCCTGGTCCATGGGGGGAGCAGCGAGACCAACAAGGTGGCGGAGGCCTTGGGCCACCCGCCCCGCTTCCTCACCCACCCCGGGGGGCAGGTGAGCCGCCTCACGGACCGCAGGACCCTGGAGATCTTTGAGATGGTCTACTGCGGCCTGGTGAACAAGCGCCTGGTGGAGCTTTTGCAACGGGAAGGGGCGAACGCCATTGGGCTTTCCGGTTTGGACGGGAGGCTTTTTGTGGGCCGCAGGAAGACCGCGGTGAAGTACGTGGAAGACGGCAAAATCAAAATCCACCGCGGGGACTACACGGGCACGGTGGAGGAGGTGAACCGGGCCCTTCTGGACCTCCTTCTGGGGGCGGGCTACCTTCCCGTGCTCACCCCACCCGCCCTAAGCTACGAGAACGAGGCCATCAACACGGACGGGGACCAGATCGCCGCCCTCCTCGCCACCACCTACCAGGCGGAGGCCTTGGTGTACCTCTCCAACGTGCCGGGGCTTCTCGCCCGCTACCCCGACGAGGGGAGCCTGGTGCGGGAAATCCCCGTGGACCGGGTGGAGGACCCCGAGTACCTGGCCCTGGCCCAGGGGCGGATGAAGCGCAAGGTCATGGGGGCGGTGGAGGCGGTGCGGGGCGGGGTGAAGCGGGTGGTCTTCGCCGACGCCCGGGTGGAAAACCCCATCCGGCGCGCCCTGGCCGGGGAAGGCACCGTGGTACGCTAGGCCCATGGCGCGCTTTGCCCTGGTCCTCCACGGCCACCTTCCCTACGTGCGGGCCCACGGGATGTGGCCCTTTGGGGAGGAGACCCTCTACGAGGCCATGGCCGAAACCTACCTGCCCCTTCTTCGGGCCTTGGAAAGGCTTTGGCAGGAAGGGGTGGAGGCCCGCTTTACCCTGGGCATCACGCCCATTCTGGCGGAGCAACTGGCGGACGCCCGCATCCGGGAAGGCTTTGTCGCCTACGCCCGCGACCGCCTGGAAAGGGCCCAAGGGGACTACCTCCGCTACCAGGGCACGGATCTGGAGAAAAGCGCCCGCCACCAGGTGGGGTTTTGGGAGCTAACCCTAGACCACTTCCATGCCCTTTCCGGGGAGATCCTCCCCGCCTTCCGCCGGGCCCAGGACCGGGGCCAGGTGGAGCTCATCACCTCCAACGCCACCCACGGCTACTCGCCCCTTTTGGGCTACGACGAGGCCCTTTGGGCCCAGATCAAGACCGGGGTGGCCACCCACCGCCGCCACTTCGCCCAGCACCCCACGGGGTTTTGGCTGCCCGAGATGGCCTACCGCCCCAAAGGGTTTTGGAAGCCCCCGGTGGAGGGTCCCCCGGAGGGGCTCAGGGCCGGGGTGAACGAGCTTTTGATGCGGGCTGGGATCCGCTACACCTTTGTGGACGCCCACCTGGTGCAAGGGGGAAGGCCCCTTGCCCCATACGGAGAGGCTAGCGCAGGGCCGGTGGAGAGCGGGGAAGCCACCTTTTACGTGCACGAGCTGGAGTCGGGGCTTAGGGTGCTCGCCCGCAACCAGGAGACGGCCCTGCAGGTCTGGAGCGCCGACTATGGCTACCCCGGGGAGGGGCTATACCGGGAGTTCCACCGCAAGGACCCCCTGTCCGGCCTCCACCACTGGCGGGTGACCCACCGCAAGGCGGACCTCGCCGCCAAAGCCCCCTATGACCCCGAGGCGGCCTTCGCCAAGGTGCGGGAGCATGCGGCCCACTTCGTGGGCCTGGTGGGGCGGCTTGCCCAGGGGCACCCGGAAGGGGTGATCCTCGCTCCCTACGACGCCGAGCTTTTCGGCCACTGGTGGTACGAGGGGGTGGCGTGGCTGGAGGAGGTGCTTCGCCTTCTGGCCCGGGAAGAAGGGGTGAAGGCGGTGACGGCCAAGGAGGCGGTCCAGGGGCCTGCCCTCCGCACCGCCTTGCCCGAGGGGTCCTGGGGCCGGGGTGGGGACCACCGGGTCTGGCTCAACGGGGCCACCTTGGACTACTGGCGGCAGGTGTACCGGGCGGAGGGGGCCATGCGGGAGGCGGTGCGGCGCGGGGTTTTGCCCCCAAAGGTCCTGCAGCAGGCCATGCGGGAGCTCCTCCTCCTGGAGGCCTCCGACTGGCCCTTCCTCATAGACACCGGCCAGGCCCGGGAGTACGCGGAGGAGCGGTATAAGGCCCATGCGGAGCGGTTCTTCCGCCTCCTCCAGGGGGTTTCCCCGGAGGAGCTTAAGGCCTTGGAGGAAGAGGACAACCCCTTCCCCGAGGCCGAGTATCGGCTTTACCTGGGCCTCGAGGGGTAGGATAAGGCCGTGGTCCGGCATGCCATCGTGCAGTTCCGGCCGGAAAAGGGGCGGATCCGGGAGAGCCTTGGCCGTCTGGCCGAAGCCCTCCGCCTCCTAAAGCCCCACGCCCCTGAGGTGGTGGTCCTGCCCGAGGCCGCCCTCACGGGGTACTTCCTGCAAGGGGGGGTGCGGGAGCTCGCCCTCACCCGGTACGAGCTATTGGAACTCCTCTCCCAGGTGTACAAGGAGGTGGGGTGGGAGGGGCTTTTGGACGTGGTGGTGGGGTTTTACGAGCGGGACGAGGGGGCTTACTACAACAGCGCCGCCTACCTAGAGCTTCCCCACCGGGTGGTCCACGTGCACCGCAAGGTCTTCCTCCCCACCTACGGGGTTTTTGACGAGGAGCGCTACCTGGCCCGGGGCCGGCGGGTGGAGGCCTTCAACACCCGCTTCGGCCGGGCGGCCATCCTCATCTGCGAGGACTTTTGGCACTCCGTCACCGCCACCATCGCCGCCTTGGACGGGGCGGAGGTCATCTACGTGCCGGCGGCGAGCCCGGCCCGGGGCTTCCAAGGGGAGCGGCCGGAGAACGTGGCCCGCTGGCGGACCCTGGCCCAGGCGGTGGCGGCGGAGCACGGGGTGTACGTGGTCCTGGCGAGCCTGGTGGGGTTTGAGGCGGGGAAGGGGATGAGCGGGGGGAGCTTGGTGGCGGGCCCGGAGGGGCGGATCCTGGCCGAGGCCCCCCTTTTTGAGGAGGCGGCCCTCCTCTTTGCCCTGGACCGGGAGCGGATCCCCCCGGTGCGCTACGA
The window above is part of the Thermus hydrothermalis genome. Proteins encoded here:
- the lysX gene encoding lysine biosynthesis protein LysX; this translates as MLAILYDRIRPDEKMLFERAEALGIPYKKVYVPALPMVLGERPKELEGVTAALERCVSQSRGLAVARYLTALGIPVVNRPEVMETCGDKWATSVALARAGVPQPRTALLTDTEEALKLMEAWGYPVVLKPVIGSWGRLLAKITDREAAEAILEHKEVLGGFQHQLLYLQEYVRKPGRDIRVFVVGERAIAAIYRKSPHWITNTARGGQAENCPLTEEIAELSVRAAEAVGGGVVAIDLFESERGLLVNEVNHTMEFKNSVHTTGVDIPGEILRYAWEVARG
- the argC gene encoding N-acetyl-gamma-glutamyl-phosphate reductase produces the protein MDRKTVSIVGASGYAGGEFLRLALSHPYLEVKQVTSRRFAGEPVHFVHPNLRGRTNLKFIPPEKLEPADILVLALPHGVLAREFDRYAALAPILIDLSADFRLKDPELYRRYYGEHPRPDLLGRFVYAVPELYREALKEADWMAGAGCNATATLLGLYPLLKGGVLKPTPIFVTLLISTSAAGAEATPASHHPERAGSIRVYKPTGHRHTAEVVENLPGRPEVHLTAIATDRVRGILMTAQCFLQDGWSERDVWQAYREAYGAEPFVRLVKQKKGVHRYPDPRFVQGTNYADIGFELEEDTGRLVVMTAIDNLVKGTAGHALQALNIRMGWPETLGLDFPGLHP
- a CDS encoding [LysW]-aminoadipate kinase, translated to MIVVKVGGAEGINYEAVAKDAASLWREGVRLILVHGGSSETNKVAEALGHPPRFLTHPGGQVSRLTDRRTLEIFEMVYCGLVNKRLVELLQREGANAIGLSGLDGRLFVGRRKTAVKYVEDGKIKIHRGDYTGTVEEVNRALLDLLLGAGYLPVLTPPALSYENEAINTDGDQIAALLATTYQAEALVYLSNVPGLLARYPDEGSLVREIPVDRVEDPEYLALAQGRMKRKVMGAVEAVRGGVKRVVFADARVENPIRRALAGEGTVVR
- a CDS encoding 1,4-alpha-glucan branching protein; translated protein: MARFALVLHGHLPYVRAHGMWPFGEETLYEAMAETYLPLLRALERLWQEGVEARFTLGITPILAEQLADARIREGFVAYARDRLERAQGDYLRYQGTDLEKSARHQVGFWELTLDHFHALSGEILPAFRRAQDRGQVELITSNATHGYSPLLGYDEALWAQIKTGVATHRRHFAQHPTGFWLPEMAYRPKGFWKPPVEGPPEGLRAGVNELLMRAGIRYTFVDAHLVQGGRPLAPYGEASAGPVESGEATFYVHELESGLRVLARNQETALQVWSADYGYPGEGLYREFHRKDPLSGLHHWRVTHRKADLAAKAPYDPEAAFAKVREHAAHFVGLVGRLAQGHPEGVILAPYDAELFGHWWYEGVAWLEEVLRLLAREEGVKAVTAKEAVQGPALRTALPEGSWGRGGDHRVWLNGATLDYWRQVYRAEGAMREAVRRGVLPPKVLQQAMRELLLLEASDWPFLIDTGQAREYAEERYKAHAERFFRLLQGVSPEELKALEEEDNPFPEAEYRLYLGLEG
- a CDS encoding nitrilase-related carbon-nitrogen hydrolase, with the protein product MVRHAIVQFRPEKGRIRESLGRLAEALRLLKPHAPEVVVLPEAALTGYFLQGGVRELALTRYELLELLSQVYKEVGWEGLLDVVVGFYERDEGAYYNSAAYLELPHRVVHVHRKVFLPTYGVFDEERYLARGRRVEAFNTRFGRAAILICEDFWHSVTATIAALDGAEVIYVPAASPARGFQGERPENVARWRTLAQAVAAEHGVYVVLASLVGFEAGKGMSGGSLVAGPEGRILAEAPLFEEAALLFALDRERIPPVRYDSPLLSDLEAGLPLLLQDLTRVLSGRRHEAP